The stretch of DNA TTTATGACCGGTTTATGCAGCGGCTTGTGGAAGCGACAGAGTGTCTGAAGCTGGGACCGGCTGACGATCCGGAGACTCAGATCGGTCCGGTGATCGACGATGATGCACGCAAACGTATTCTGGCCACAATCGCCGGTCTGGATCCGGAACATGACGGAACACTGGTCTGGGAAGGTTCATCAGAAGAACTAGCCAACCAGGGGACATTTGTCGGGCCACACGTTATAGCGGATGCCCGGTCGGACTCTCCGATTTGTCAGCAGGAATTATTTGGTCCCGTACTGCCCGTGATTCGGGCCAGAACTCTGGACGATGCGTTTGCTCTGGCCAACGACACTCGTTTTGCGCTGACGGGCGGTGTCTACAGCCGTAGTCCCGTTACTCTCAAACGCGCTCGCAGTGAATTTGAAGTTGGCAATCTGTATCTCAACCGGGAAATCACCGGAGCGATGGTACAGCGTCATCCGTTTGGCGGGTATCGCATGAGCGGGACCGGCAGTAAGGCAGGTGGTCCGGATTACCTTCTACAGTTTCTTGTTCCTGTGAATATCACGGAGAACACAATGCGCAACGGGTTTGCACCTGCGTCCGTCGAATAACCATTAGGTAGAACAGGACCGGTCAGACAGTCTGATACTGCAAAAATCTGTAGCGAGACGGATTCCGCCGTGCGTCAACATGTTTTTCAGCCTGACGGACATGCCGAATAAGGTCACTGTGGTCATCGGCTGCATCCCCCTGGATGCTTCGCCGGTTGGAATTCGATGATTTGCTATCGAACCACGGAATTCGGCTGAGCAGCAACCCGTGTTTCCGGACGTAATTCGTTCTCGTACACATTCATTACCAGATCAATCCAGTCAGATGGTACGAGTTGAGGAAAACGGGTTCGCAGGTACCAGCTGGTGTATTCTTCTTCATGGATTGCCGACAGCAGCATTTGACGTTTAAGTTGCTCGTCGTCTTCCGTTTTGCCGTGTTTCGTTTCCAGCGCTTTGCGGAGAGCCGGTTGATTCAAAACAGTTTCGTACCCCGACATCTGATGCCTGATCAGCTTTGTTTGGCGAAATGCCTTACGGCGCAAAAGTTCCTCCATCAGGGGACTTCCCAGTTCACGATCAATCTCAACCAATTCGTCGGACTTTTGAGACATGACAATGGAGAATGCCCGCCGACGAACATCATCGCCAGCTTCAGGACGGAAGAGATCAATTCCTGCGGTTGTAACAATTGCCGCTTCAGTAATCTTACCCGGGAACGTGGTAACTTCCGGCATCTTCCACGAATATCGGACATACACGAACGTCATGACGATGCCCAGCAGGACTCCTCCGATGAATTTCATGATCGATGGTGACTCGTCAGATGACCGGATCATGCAGCATCCTCCCTTACAGGACATGTGATCAATCAATACAGCAGCCTAGCACGAACGTTATCGAAGGGGCTACATTGATTTTTTGTCATTGCCGGTGTTCGCAGCCCGGTCAGGATTCCTCAGGGGACTGCCGACGCATGATACGCTTCAGCAGACACGGGGCACCCCGCACAGCCCGGATCATTCACAGGCTGCGGAGGAAGCAGAAACCGGACCAGGACGGTTTCGCTAAGTCAAACAATTGCTGTGCCGGCGGGCACGGTGTCTGACGTTTTTGGGGAGACCTCCTGCTGGCCGGAGGAGCTCGGGGACAGACACATGACTCAACAGGTTAAAGTGTTTGTGCCCGTTCACTTATGGCAGTGAGCCAGTCCCTGTTTGTCGTGGATAATCGGTTAGAGACCGGTCGCACTGCAGCAGGACCACTATTCCGGCAATCGTCCGGAAGCAATTTTCGGATAACGGCCTGTGACAGATCGCATGAAGGCCACCAGGTCATTCTTTTGTTGTTTGGTGATCTTGAGTGGTTTCATTTTTTCACTCAACCAGCGATTTTTTGTGCCTCCTTTGACGTAGTGTTCAACTACTTCTTCAAGTGTCTTCAGGCTGCCATCATGCATGTACGGAGCGGACAGGGCCACGTTGCGAATGGTTGGAGTTTTGAAAGCCCCTTTGTCCTTTTCGTCTTTGGTCTCCGCAAAACGGCCCAAGTCTGGCATGCTGGAATCCATTCCGATACCAAGATTGTGATACTTTTCATCCGAAAGGTTGGCTCCCACATGACAGTTACTGCAGCCGATTTCTTTACTGAAAAAGAGTGCCTCTCCACGGACGGCGCTCTCTGACATCGGATTGTTCCTGGCACCCTTCTGCAGATTCAGGTACTTATGCCAGGTTTCCGGATCATCTTCCCTGAGATCTTTCAGGTCTTCGTCTTCCAGTGAGGTAAATGGTTTCAGTGCATCGCGATAGTCAAACGGAGTGGCACCGGTAACGATCGTTCGTTCAAAAGATGCGATGGCCTTGCCCACATTGTCAATCGTTACACCGGACTTTGGAAACACGGCCCTGAATTCTGCTACATAGACAGGAATTTGCTTTAGTGTTGACACCGCTCCGTCGTGCGTGTTGCCCATTTCGATTGGACTGGCGATGGGGCCGACGGCCTGAGCTTCCAGAGAACCGGCTCGACCGTCCCAAAACTGTGCATCACTCAGAATTCGGTTGTAACTGACAGGAGAATTCCGGCCACCCTTCAGCCCCTCGATGCCGACTCCAAACTGTGTATGCCGCCCAAAGCCTTCCTGCGGATGATGACAACTTGCACAGCTGACTGTGTTGTCAGCCGACAATCGGGTATCAAAATACAGCTGGCGGCCAAGTTCAATTTTAGCCCGGGTGAGTGGATTTGCTTTGATGCCCCGCATATCCCGCTCACCGGCACTTAGGCCCAGCGGAAGTTTCACGTCGAGCGCCTCATGATTAGCCGGAACAGCCAGCCATTCTCTGGCCTGTTGCAGCGTTAGCTCGCCAGTGCCAGGAATTCCCGAGGTGAGATCATCCATGCCCAGAGTAACTAATTCTTCTGCGCTCAGCAGAGATCCCCAGTTCGCCGCTGCAACAGCTGCCAGACACAGAATGGTCTTCTTCATCGTTGTTCTCCACAGACTGTTTTATTTGTTTTACCCTGTTGTCGTGAATTGACAGCTTACAGATGTGGAAAGGAAGTGTCGCGATCGGATAACGATTCCCGGCGAAATGTTCTGATCGGGAACCAGCGTTCCCGACCGTGGTCTGATTGGTGTCTGAGATTGTCCACATAAACTCAGCGGGATTCTTCGGCGTTTTACCAGGACTGTGAATTCAGCCATTGAGATATCCTGTCCTGAAGCAGGTTTAGCGATTCGCCTCGCCTAAGCTGATTCAGATTCTCGTAACAAAGATTCGCGACACCAGCGACCGGCAGTGCGGTCTTCAGTGTTGGTTCGTTGGGGATTAGTTTTGACGGGATCCATTCTGTTAATTTTCGAATTCCGTCTCCCTGATCAGCCGATGTTGACAGCAAACTCAGTTCTTCCGGAGGTGTCTTACCTGACATTGGCAGATCATTTTTGCAATACACGACTGCCCGCTGACGGTCCTTTGGAATTTCCCGCACGATATCGTGATGATCGCTGGTCCAGCCAACGCTGCTGTCGACTGCAATCAGGATCAGGTCGGCTGCGGTAATCCGATCGTGGGCGTGCGAAATTCCGTGCACTTCAACTGGATCTCTGGAGTCTCGTCGAATGCCGGCAGTATCGACAATACAAAACGGCCATCCGTTGAGCACCAGTTCTGTCTCAACCGCATCGCGTGTTGTCCCCGGCTGATCGAAGACAATGGCACGTTCATACCCCGAAATTGCATTCAGCAGACTGGACTTACCAACATTGGGTGGTCCGGCAATAACGACACCCCAGGGGTCCACCAGATGATTGGCAACGCTTTCCCAGCGCAACAGGTTGTTGAGTTGCAGACGGAACGCATCAGCAGTGCCAGCCTGTATTGCGGCAACCAGCGCATCCCTAAGAACGCCGCTGGATTGCGCCAGAACGAGGCGGGCTGTTTTGGCGGTACGCGTCTGGAGCAACAACTGTTCGAGTGTTGACGGCAAAGTGATCTCCCGCGAATCCTCCCGGGAGAATTCCTCCAGGATTCGGGTGACCGCCGCTTCGCCGCCGTGGCAGTGAACTTCCCACTCTGTTTCTCCGGTTCGGACGACAACCACGTCTTCCCCTCGCCACGATCCGAACAACACACGATCAATTGGAGCAGTTGAAGCCGGCATGCCGTTCGCGGCGCAAAAGGCCATGTCAATGGCCTCAGTGCGTTCTGTTAATGGGCCTGACAGTCGAATACTCGCCACGGCACCGCGTCCGGGAGCCGTAAGTCGACATGCTGACATATTGTTTGAGGATGTCTGTGAATTGTTCACAAGGCTGTGTGTGTCTTCGCAAAACCTATCGATCTCAAAAGATTCTGACTCGGTAGTTTCTGATCTACTTTGCGTCCTGGCGACTCAGGGTTTTTTGGACTGAAACTCGAACTGCCCCTGAAAAAATCTCAC from Fuerstiella sp. encodes:
- a CDS encoding c-type cytochrome, which produces MKKTILCLAAVAAANWGSLLSAEELVTLGMDDLTSGIPGTGELTLQQAREWLAVPANHEALDVKLPLGLSAGERDMRGIKANPLTRAKIELGRQLYFDTRLSADNTVSCASCHHPQEGFGRHTQFGVGIEGLKGGRNSPVSYNRILSDAQFWDGRAGSLEAQAVGPIASPIEMGNTHDGAVSTLKQIPVYVAEFRAVFPKSGVTIDNVGKAIASFERTIVTGATPFDYRDALKPFTSLEDEDLKDLREDDPETWHKYLNLQKGARNNPMSESAVRGEALFFSKEIGCSNCHVGANLSDEKYHNLGIGMDSSMPDLGRFAETKDEKDKGAFKTPTIRNVALSAPYMHDGSLKTLEEVVEHYVKGGTKNRWLSEKMKPLKITKQQKNDLVAFMRSVTGRYPKIASGRLPE
- a CDS encoding 50S ribosome-binding GTPase; the encoded protein is MSACRLTAPGRGAVASIRLSGPLTERTEAIDMAFCAANGMPASTAPIDRVLFGSWRGEDVVVVRTGETEWEVHCHGGEAAVTRILEEFSREDSREITLPSTLEQLLLQTRTAKTARLVLAQSSGVLRDALVAAIQAGTADAFRLQLNNLLRWESVANHLVDPWGVVIAGPPNVGKSSLLNAISGYERAIVFDQPGTTRDAVETELVLNGWPFCIVDTAGIRRDSRDPVEVHGISHAHDRITAADLILIAVDSSVGWTSDHHDIVREIPKDRQRAVVYCKNDLPMSGKTPPEELSLLSTSADQGDGIRKLTEWIPSKLIPNEPTLKTALPVAGVANLCYENLNQLRRGESLNLLQDRISQWLNSQSW